The following nucleotide sequence is from Chromobacterium rhizoryzae.
TTGCGGCCGGCGGTCGTTGCCATACGGCTTGTCGCGCCCGGCCTGTTGGTCGCGTCCTTGATAAGGGCCGCGCTTGCCGCCGTCGCGCGGGGCTTGTCCTTGTCCAGCGCCACGGTCTTGCCAATTAGGCTTGGCGTTGCCCGGACGCGGGCCGGAATAAGGCGCGCGCGGCGCGGCGTCGGCCGAAGGCGCTTTCTTCTGGATCACGGGGCTTTTGCCGGCCGGGCTGTCTCCGCCTGCCGGCGAACTGGCCTCATTGTCGCGGCTATTGAATTCGCGGCGCATATTGGCACGCTGGCGGGAACGGAAACTGGACATGGAACTTCCTTGAGTAAGCAGACTTTTAAGCAATTCTTTGATTTTAACTTATTTGTCCGGAGGCTGCTTGGTGACAGCGAGGCTTTCCGCTACCATATCCGGTTCGATTCAAGATGATAGACGATGCTGCACAGCTCCTTCGCCGCGCGCCTGACCGCCTGGCAAAAAACGCATGGACGCCATGATCTGCCGTGGCAGGTCAGCGACCCGTACCGGATCTGGCTGTCCGAGATCATGCTGCAACAGACCCAGGTCAAAAGCGTGCTGGAATATTACCCGCGCTTCCTCGCCCGCTTTCCGGACGTGACGGCGCTGGCCGCCGCGCCGCAGGAAGACGTGCTGGCCTTGTGGAGCGGCCTGGGCTATTACAGCCGGGCGCGCAATCTGCACAAGGCTGCGCAGATGGTGATGGCCGAGTTTGGCGGCCGCTTTCCGGCCGAGCGCCAGCAACTGGAGCGCCTGCCCGGCGTGGGGCGTTCCACCGCCGCGGCGATTGCTTCTTTCGCTTTCGGCCAGCGGGAAACCATTCTGGACGGCAACGTCAAGCGCGTGCTGACCCGTTGCTTCGGCATCGACGGCTTCCCCGGCGAGAAGCCGGTGGAACAGCGTTTGTGGCGATTGGCCGAAGCGTTGTTGCCGCAGGATGCGGCGCTGATGAGCGCCTACACTCAAGGTTTGATGGACCTGGGCGCCACGGTGTGCAGCCGCGGCAAACCGGCCTGTACCGTCTGTCCGATGGTGGACGGCTGCGCGGCGGCGCGCGAGGGCCGCACCGGCGAGCTGCCGACGCCGCGGCCGAAGAAGACGGTGCCCACGCGCCATACGGTGATGTTGCTGGCCACCCATGGCGACAAGGTGTGGCTGCTGCGGCGGCCGCCCAGCGGCATCTGGGGCGGTTTGCTGTCCTTGCCGGAGTTTGAGACTTCGTTGCAGATCGAGGACTGGCTGGCGCGCAACGGCCACGGCGACGTGTTGCCGGCCTGGCCGGAACTGGAGCATGTGTTTACGCATTACCGATTGATCATTACGCCGGTGCCGCTGCGCTTGGACGCGTTGCGCGCGGAGGCGGCGATGGAGGACAGCGGGCAGTGGCTGCCCTTGTCCGCCGCCCCGGACGCCGGGGTGCCGGCGCCGGTGCGCCGGCTGTTGTTGCGTTTGGCCGAGTAGCCGAGCGCTGTCGAAACACGATTTGATTGAGTTACTGGGTTGATATGGTTTCCGTAGTTCGTTCGATGGCTGACACCCTGGCAGACGCGGCTAATCCGCAACGCTGGCTGGAGGGCTTGTCTTCTTCGCTGAGCGGAGAAGAGCAGGCGATGCTCACTCGCGCCTTGGACGAGGCGCGCGCCTTGTACTGCGGCAAGACCATGGCCCAGACCGGCGAGGACTTGTTCAGTCACGCGGTGGCCGCCGCCGCCATCGTGGCGGATCTGAACCTGTTGCCGGACGCCATCGTCGCCACCTTGATGTTCGCCGCTTCGGATTACCGCGAGGACTGGCAGCCCTGGCTCTGCGAAACCTTCAATCCCACGGTGGCGGTGCTGGTGGAGGGGGTCAACGGCGTGCGCCGCATCACCGAGCTGGCGCGCATCGACAAGCTGTCCACGCCGGAAGAGCGCGCGCGCCAGGCGGAAACCATGCGCAAGATGCTGCTGGCCATGGTGGCCGACATCCGCGTGGTGCTGATCAAGCTGGCCTGGCGCACTCAGACCATGCACTACCTGGCCGAGGTGGAGGATGAGACGGTGCGCCGCCGCATCGCCACCGAGACCCTGGATCTGTTCGCGCCGCTGGCCAACCGCCTGGGGGTGTGGCAGATCAAGTGGGAGCTGGAGGACCTGGGCTTCCGCCATACCGAGCCGGACAGCTACAAGCGCATCGCCAAGCTGTTGGACGAGCGCCGGCTGGAGCGCATCGACTATATCGACCGGCTGCTGGACACCCTGCGCACGGAGTTGAAGAACGCCGGCGTCAAGGCGGAAGTGGCCGGCCGGCCCAAGCACATCTTCTCCATCTGGAAGAAGATGAAGAAGAAAAAGCTGGATTTCTCCGAGCTCTACGACATCCGCGCGGTGCGCATCCTGGTGGAGCGGCTGCCGGACTGCTATACGGCGCTGGGCATCATTCACGGCACCTGGCAGCCGATTCCCGGCGAGTTCGACGACTACATCTCCCATCCCAAGGCCAATAATTACCGCAGCCTGCACACCGCGGTGATCGGGCCGGAGGACAAGGCGGTGGAGGTGCAGATCCGCACCTTCGAGATGCACGAGCACGCCGAGTTCGGCGTGGCCGCGCATTGGCGCTACAAGGAGGGCGGCAAGGGCGACGCGGCCTATGAGGAGAAAATCTCCTGGTTGCGCCAGTTGCTGGACTGGCGCGAGGAGATGTCGGACCGCGAGGGCCTGGCCGAGGCGTTCAAGACCGAGCTGTTCGCCGACACCATCTATGTGCTGACGCCGCAGGGCCGGGTGATGGCCTTGCCGTTTGGCGCCACCCCCATCGATTTCGCCTATTCGGTGCACACCAATCTGGGCCATCGCTGCCGCGGCGCCAAGGTGGAAGGGCAGATCGTGCCCTTGTCCACGCCGCTGCAAAACGGCCAGCGGGTGGAGATCATCACCGCCAAGGAGGGCGGGCCGTCGGTGAACTGGCTGCACGACGGCTGGGTGAAGAGCCATCGCGCCATTTCCAAGATCCGCCAGCACATCCGCCTGCTCAACGCCGACACCGTGCGCGAGACCGGCAAGATGTTGTTCGAGCGCGAGCTGGCGCGCCACAGCCATATGCAGCCCAATCTGGGCGCGTTGGCGGAGAAGCTGGGCTACGACAAGCTGGAGGAAGTGTACGGCGCGCTGGGCCACGGCGAGCTGACCACGCGCGTGGTGTCCAACGCCATCGTCAGCTTCGCGCCGCCGCCGCCGGTGGACGTGGCGCCGGAAAGCCTGGTCAAGGCCAGCAAGGGCGGCCACGACGCGGGCGGCGTGTTGATCGAGGGCGTGGACAATCTGATGACGGTGCTGGCCAAGTGCTGCAAGCCGGCGCCGCCGGACGGGGTGATGGGCTTCGTCACCAAGGGGCGCGGCATTTCCATTCACCGCACGAGCTGCCTGACGCTGAAAAAACTGTCGGTGGAAGCGCCGGAGCGGCTGATCGCCGCGGAATGGGGCGACCAGCGCAGCAGCGTCTTCCCCATCGATATCGAAATCATCGCCATGGACCGGCCCGGCCTGCTGCGCGATCTGTCCGACGTGCTGTCGCGCGAGAAGCTGAACCTGATCGGCGTCAACACCCTGTCGCGAGACACTCGCGCCCGCATGCGTTTCACCGTGGAGGTGCGCCAGGTGCAGGACATCAGCCGGGTGCTGTCGCGGATGATGGAGTTGAGCGGGGTGCAGGAGGCGCGGCGTTTGTAAGAACCTGTTCAAAGTCTGCCGCGCTTCGGCGATACGGTGTTGAAAACAACTTCGAAATGCTCATGTACCGCTTGACCATTCCGCTTTCTCAGCCGCAACGCCTTAGCTCGCGAGATCGTAAACACGTTCTAAGGCGCGGCCGAGTTTGCGTTGGCACAAGTTCACTGTGGCTGTGCATTGCTTTGACTTAAAGAAATTTTCATAATGGTTTTTTTGCGCCGCCGCCCGCCGGCGGCGCTGAGGTTTGGGAACGCTTGGCGAGCGCGCCTGGCCGTTCAATTTTGAAAGGTTTGTTAGCTCATGTCCGAACTGATCGCCGCGGCCCGCCGCGCCCTGTCCCTGATGGATCTCACCACGCTGAACGACGACGACACCAACGACAAGGTCGCCGCGCTGTGCCGCAAGGCCAAGAGCGACGCCGGCACCGTGGCCGCGGTCTGCGTGTATCCGCGCTTCGTGCCCATCGCCAAGAAAACCCTGCGCGAGGCCGGCTGCCCCGAGGTCAAAGTGGCCACCGTCACCAACTTCCCGGCCGGCGATGAGGACATCGCCGTCGCGGTGGCGGAAACCCGCGCCGCGATCGCCTACGGTGCGGACGAAGTCGACGTGGTGTTCCCGTACCGCGCGCTGATGGCCGGCAACCGCGAGGTGGGCGCGCAACTGGTGGCGGCCTGCAAGGACGCCTGCGAAGGCAAGACGCTGAAAGTCATCATCGAAAGCGGCGAGCTGAAGGACGAGGCGCTGATCCGTGAGGCCAGCCTGATCTCGATCCAGGCCGGCGCCGATTTCATCAAGACCTCCACCGGCAAGGTGCCGGTGAACGCCACGCTGGAAGCGGCCGG
It contains:
- the deoC gene encoding deoxyribose-phosphate aldolase; translation: MSELIAAARRALSLMDLTTLNDDDTNDKVAALCRKAKSDAGTVAAVCVYPRFVPIAKKTLREAGCPEVKVATVTNFPAGDEDIAVAVAETRAAIAYGADEVDVVFPYRALMAGNREVGAQLVAACKDACEGKTLKVIIESGELKDEALIREASLISIQAGADFIKTSTGKVPVNATLEAAGVMLSAIRETGGACGFKAAGGVRTAAEAAEYLDLAEHLLGAGWVSAERFRFGASGLLGNLQAEIEGGEVKPISGY
- the mutY gene encoding A/G-specific adenine glycosylase is translated as MHSSFAARLTAWQKTHGRHDLPWQVSDPYRIWLSEIMLQQTQVKSVLEYYPRFLARFPDVTALAAAPQEDVLALWSGLGYYSRARNLHKAAQMVMAEFGGRFPAERQQLERLPGVGRSTAAAIASFAFGQRETILDGNVKRVLTRCFGIDGFPGEKPVEQRLWRLAEALLPQDAALMSAYTQGLMDLGATVCSRGKPACTVCPMVDGCAAAREGRTGELPTPRPKKTVPTRHTVMLLATHGDKVWLLRRPPSGIWGGLLSLPEFETSLQIEDWLARNGHGDVLPAWPELEHVFTHYRLIITPVPLRLDALRAEAAMEDSGQWLPLSAAPDAGVPAPVRRLLLRLAE
- a CDS encoding RelA/SpoT family protein gives rise to the protein MVSVVRSMADTLADAANPQRWLEGLSSSLSGEEQAMLTRALDEARALYCGKTMAQTGEDLFSHAVAAAAIVADLNLLPDAIVATLMFAASDYREDWQPWLCETFNPTVAVLVEGVNGVRRITELARIDKLSTPEERARQAETMRKMLLAMVADIRVVLIKLAWRTQTMHYLAEVEDETVRRRIATETLDLFAPLANRLGVWQIKWELEDLGFRHTEPDSYKRIAKLLDERRLERIDYIDRLLDTLRTELKNAGVKAEVAGRPKHIFSIWKKMKKKKLDFSELYDIRAVRILVERLPDCYTALGIIHGTWQPIPGEFDDYISHPKANNYRSLHTAVIGPEDKAVEVQIRTFEMHEHAEFGVAAHWRYKEGGKGDAAYEEKISWLRQLLDWREEMSDREGLAEAFKTELFADTIYVLTPQGRVMALPFGATPIDFAYSVHTNLGHRCRGAKVEGQIVPLSTPLQNGQRVEIITAKEGGPSVNWLHDGWVKSHRAISKIRQHIRLLNADTVRETGKMLFERELARHSHMQPNLGALAEKLGYDKLEEVYGALGHGELTTRVVSNAIVSFAPPPPVDVAPESLVKASKGGHDAGGVLIEGVDNLMTVLAKCCKPAPPDGVMGFVTKGRGISIHRTSCLTLKKLSVEAPERLIAAEWGDQRSSVFPIDIEIIAMDRPGLLRDLSDVLSREKLNLIGVNTLSRDTRARMRFTVEVRQVQDISRVLSRMMELSGVQEARRL